The following DNA comes from Sporichthyaceae bacterium.
GGTTACCCGGTCAAGCGGGGGGACAACCGATTGACCGTCAGTTACTTCGCCACCAACGGTGCGCTGATGAAATCGGTGACACTGGACGGCAAACCGTGGTTCGCCCGGTCCGGTGCCCAGTTGGGGCACCCGGTGCTCACCGTGGACGTGGAAATGCCGCGGGGCACCACGCGCACGGTGGTGCTGCACCTGCTGGAACCCGCCGGCGGTGACGCCGCACCGATCGTGTTGCACCAACCGTTGGTACGGCCGTTGGCTGTACACCTCGACGACCAGCAGTGCGGACGGTGATCGTGGAACAGGACAGTCGCGGTGAGTTCCGTGTGCTTTACGTCTGCACCGGCAATATCTGCCGGTCCCCATTCGCCGAGGTGCTCACCGCACACCTGCTCGCCCAGCACGGCCTGGCCGCGGTGGTCACTGTGAGCAGCGCGGGTACCGGGGCCCTGGTCGGGCATCCGATGCATCCGGCGAGCCAACTCGAAGCGGTGCGTCGGGGCGTGCCCGAACCGTGGGTGGACGTTTTCGCAGCCCGGCAGTTGGGCCGGCGCATCGTCGGTGCCGCTGACCTGATCCTGGGCGCCACGCCGGCCCATCGTGCCGAGGCGGTGCGCATCTGGCCGCGCGCGCTGCCGGTGGCCTTCACCCTGCTGGAGTTCGCCCGGCTGGCCGCGCTGGTGAAGCTGTCCGGGCTGCCTGTCGACCCGGTGGACCGGGCCGGGGCGTTGGTGGCCGCCGCCCGCGCGCAGCGGGGGATGGCGCCCGGCGGTGGCCCGGACGCGGACACGATTCCGGACCCCTACGGCGGGCCTGCCGAGGCGCACGGCACCGCCGCGGCCATGGTGGCCGCGGCGGTGGACGCGATCGTGCGCGTGCTGGCCCCGGCTACGGATGGGGCGGGGCGGTCGGCCCGAACCCGGTGAACCGGGGCGCCTTCGGCTTGGCCGGAACCGCCGGGGCGTCATGGAACTCGGTGGACCCCGACGATGTGTTGTTCGCCGGTGCCGCCGCAGGCGCGGCCGGTGCCGGCGCGACCGGTGCGGCCGGCGCTCGCTGCGGCTGTTGTGCCGGACGCAGGGCGGTCCTGGTTTCCGGGGCCCGCCGCGGGGCCGCCTCGTCGGTAAGGGTCCGGGTTGCCCGGGTGGCCGCGGAGCTTCCCAGCGCCGGCCGGCTGTACGCAGCGCGCGGTGCGGGCCGGGTCAGCGCGGCCGGGGCGGAACCCTGAGCGGCCGCGCTCGGCGTCGGTGCGATCGCCGCGGCGGCATTGGGTCCGCCCACGATCGGTGCGGCCTGCGGCCGGTCCTCCTGCAACTGCACTGTCTGCGCCGCCGGGGGGGCGTGCCGACCGTGCATCGGATTCAGCCCGTACAGCCAACCGCCGACCGCGGTGGCGGCCGTGAGCCCGACGACCAGTGCACTGCGGACCAGACGGGCGCGGCCACCGGAGCGGGCGGCCGGCACCGGCCGCACCAGTTCGAGGACCTCGGCCTCGGGTCGGGCCGGCGCGGGGATCACCAGGGGTAGGTCGTCGCGGGTGGGTTCGTCATCTTCCTCGTCCCGGGCCACCGCCGCGACCGGCTCCGGTCGGGGCCGGGCGGCCACCGCCGCACCGAGCGCCACCGCCAGGGTCGGATCCAGGTCGCGGTCCAACCGCACTCCGGAACCCAGGTGGGCGGACAGCGCCTGGGTCACCAACGGAATCCGAGAGGAGCCGCCGGTGAGCAGTAGATGGGTGATCTCGTCCTCGGCGCCGAGCGAATCGAGCGCGGCGTCCAAGACCTCCACAGTGGCGGCAATGGCCGGGGAGATCATCGTTTCGAACTCCGCGCGGGTCACCCGCACGCTGGTGTTCAACGAGCCGAGCAGCACCGGCACGGTGGTCGCCGTGTCGACGGACAGCGCCTCCTTGGCGTCTACGCACTCCTGGCGCAGCCGGGCCAGAGCGGTGGTGACCATCTCCTCGCTCGGGTCCAGGCTGACGTTGTCCGCGCCGAGGCTGTCCAGCACGTGCGCCAGGATCGCGTCGTCGAAGTCGATGCCGCCGAGGTCCGCCAGTCCCACCGGGCGGCCCACCGGGCGGAATCGCCCGTCGGGTGTCACGCGCAGCAGCGAGGCGTCGAAAGTGCCCCCGCCCAGGTCATAGACCGCCAGCAGCGCGTCCTCGGGTAGCCGGCCGGTACTCGCGAAGGCGATTGCCGCGGCTTGCGGCTCACTGAGCAGGTCGACGTTGTCCAGCCCCAGGTCGGCCAACGATCGGGTGAGCAACTGGAGCTTGTGCGGCCCCCAGCCCACCGGATGGGTGACCACGATCCGCTCCGGGCCGCCGCCCTGACGCAGCGTCACCTGACCTACCACCCAGCTGATCATGCGGGCGGCCAGCGAGTGGGCGTGGTGGCGGGCGGCCTGTGCGCCGTTGCCGATGAGCAGCGGGGTCTCGTCACCGATGCGTCGTTTGAACCGGCGGACCACCCAATCGGGATCGGTCAACGCTCGGCGTTCGGCGGCCTCGCCGACCAAGAACTCCCCGTCCGGGCCCAGATAGGCGACGGTCGGCATGGTGGCCGCCCGCGAGCCCAGTGGGACCGCGACCGGCGGTTCCTCGCCGACGGCGACGGCCGCCGCGGTGAACGTGGTCCCCAGATCCACGCCCAATACGTACTGTGCGCTCATCGAGCCTGCCCCTTCCCTCGCACGCCCATCTGAATTGATCAGGACGGGTCGGGTCGCCCCGGGGGTGGGAAAGATTCTTTGACCCCTCCCGCAGTCAAGATCGGCTCCGCCGTCCCGGGGGTGGCTCGGACACCCGGGGATCGCCCCCATCTCCGGCGTCTTCGCAGGTCAGCGTCCTACAATGTGACGTTTGTCAGGGGTCGGCGGGGTTTGCGCGGCCTTGGTACTCCTGATTCGTCAAGCAACTTATGGGGTGTTTGTTACGGATGGTGCTTTTGGGACTGGCCTTCGATCCCCTAACGATTCCCTGACGCAGGGGAGTTTTCCCCGATCCGCGGGGTGGCGCCGCGCTCCTAGCTTTCTGGCCATGGCGGTCCGTAACCCGACCGTCCGAGGGATCAACGACACGAAGGACGACGGCCATGGCGACCTCACTGCTCGACTGGATCATGACCCTGCTGACGAACAACGATGCCCGTGAGGCCTTCCAGGCCGACCCGAAGAACGCGATGGCGGCCGCCGGCATGAGCTCGGTCTGCTCCTCCGACGTCCGGGATTCGCGGGCCTTCCTGGTGGACCACCCGCACGTCCGCGAGACCAATCACTTCCGCCCCACGGGCCAGCAGGCCCCGGCGCACGAGCACGTCAGCAACATCCTCAACCACTACACGGTCGACCGCGGCCACGGTCCGGTCGACAACGGGCACAACGGCAACCACAGCCACAACCACGCCGACAAGGTGCACGAGCACCGCACCGAGTTGGAATCCCGCCACGAGTACCGCGGTGGCGACCACCTGGGCGACGCCTTCAATCGTCACCAGGACCACAGTTTCAATCGGCAGATCACCGACCTGACCAAGCACCAGGACGTCGGCCCGACGTCTGGTGACCGGACCACCGCTGCTGACCAGCACGACTCCACGGTCGGCAACGACCAGTACTCGCAGGGTGGCAACAAGAACGTGCTGGGTGACAACAACGACACCTCGCACGACCAGCGGTACGACAGCACGGTTTCCGGTGACCACAGCGCAGGGCGCGACGTCCACATCGAGCGTGGCGGCGCCGTGTTCGGTCAGGGCGTTGCCGGCGGCGACATCGACCACACCGGCGGGCTGGTCGGTCTGGACCACACTGTCGACGTCGGCACGATCAACGTGCTCTCCGGCATTGCCAGCCCGGATGTTCTCTCTGGTCCGGGCACGCTGAACGAGCTGGGACACAACCTCGGTCAGAACCTCCTGCACGACGGGGCGGTGCACGACCTGCACGGAATCGCTCACGACATCCCGATCGACGACGTGCTGAACGGCCTGCACGTCCTCGCCTAGCACCGAACTTCTCCGACACCACCGCCTCGGGGGGAACGAGGGGGACGGTGGATGTGGGGGGAAGCACCTCGATGCCCGCCTGCCCGCGGTCCGCGTCGCTCCGTCGACTCGACCTATCGAGGTGAAAGGATCGGCCCCGTCCCGGTACCCAGCCGGGACGGGGCCATCCGTGATTAACGCACCCGCTCGCAGCGGTGGTGGGGGGAGTCCGTGTCGGACGTCGCCGAGCTCATCGAGGCCGCGTCGATGCTCGCCGCGGCGCGGCAGCGGGCCGACCTCACCGGCCGACTGCAGGCCACTGCGGCGCGGCTGGCCGATGACCGGGTGCGGGTGCTGGTGATCGGGGAGTTCAAGCAGGGCAAGAGCCAACTGGTCAACGCGCTGGTCCGGGCCAAGGTCTGCCCGGTGGACGACGACATCGCGACCTCGGTGCCCACCGCGGTCTCCTACGCGGACTCGCCCACGGTCACCCTGGTCAAGCACTCCGGCCGCGACTTCGACCACGACGACCCGGACGCGCCCGCGCCCGCGCACAGCGAGCGCACCGAGGTTTCGCTGGACGAGCTGGCCGCGCACGTCGCGCACGTGGGCAACCCGGAGAACCGGGAGGGACTGTCCCAGGTCGAGGTCGGCCTGCCGTCCGCGTTCCTGCAGGGCGGCCTGGAACTGGTGGACACCCCCGGCGTGGGTGGCCTGGGTTCGGTGCGGGCCACGGCCACGTTGGCCGCGCTGCCGGGTGCGGATGCGGTGCTGCTGATCTCCGACGCCGCGCAGGAGTACACCGCCGCGGAGATCGAATTCGCCAAGCACGCGGTGCGGTTGTGCCCGAACCTCACCTGCGTGGTGACCAAGATTGACCTGTATCCGGAGTGGCGGCGCATCCACGCGCTGAACGTGGAGCACCTGGCCAGGGCGGGGATCAAGGCCGAGGTCGTGCCGGTGTCCTCGACGCTGCGCTGGCTGGCGCTGGAGCACGACGACAACGACCTCAACGTCGAATCCGGCTTCCCGCAACTGGCCACCCTGCTCACCGAGATCGTGGCGGACGCCGAGGCGCTCACCGGCCGGGTGGTGGCGAACTCCGTGCTGCGGGTCACCGAGCAGCTCTCCGCCGGGTTGAACGCCGAGCTGGGCGCCGCGGAGAACCCCAAGACGGTGGAGGCGATCACCCGCGACCTGCGCGAATCGCGGTCCCGGGTGGCCGCGTTGCGCGACCGGTCCGCGCGCTGGCAGCAGACCCTGGCCGACGGCGTCAACGACCTGACCGCGGACATCGACTACGACCTGCGCGACCGGATGCGGGAGATCCTGCGCAGCGCCGAGGACGAGATCGAACTGCTCGGTGACCCCGCCGTGGTCTGGGTGGAGTTCGCGCCGTGGGTGGAGGAGCAGGTGGCCTCGGCCGCCTCGGCGAACTTCGTCTGGGCGCACGAGCGTGCCCAGTGGCTGGCCGGGCAGGTGGCCGACCACTTTGCCGAGGACGGC
Coding sequences within:
- a CDS encoding Hsp70 family protein, translated to MSAQYVLGVDLGTTFTAAAVAVGEEPPVAVPLGSRAATMPTVAYLGPDGEFLVGEAAERRALTDPDWVVRRFKRRIGDETPLLIGNGAQAARHHAHSLAARMISWVVGQVTLRQGGGPERIVVTHPVGWGPHKLQLLTRSLADLGLDNVDLLSEPQAAAIAFASTGRLPEDALLAVYDLGGGTFDASLLRVTPDGRFRPVGRPVGLADLGGIDFDDAILAHVLDSLGADNVSLDPSEEMVTTALARLRQECVDAKEALSVDTATTVPVLLGSLNTSVRVTRAEFETMISPAIAATVEVLDAALDSLGAEDEITHLLLTGGSSRIPLVTQALSAHLGSGVRLDRDLDPTLAVALGAAVAARPRPEPVAAVARDEEDDEPTRDDLPLVIPAPARPEAEVLELVRPVPAARSGGRARLVRSALVVGLTAATAVGGWLYGLNPMHGRHAPPAAQTVQLQEDRPQAAPIVGGPNAAAAIAPTPSAAAQGSAPAALTRPAPRAAYSRPALGSSAATRATRTLTDEAAPRRAPETRTALRPAQQPQRAPAAPVAPAPAAPAAAPANNTSSGSTEFHDAPAVPAKPKAPRFTGFGPTAPPHP
- a CDS encoding IniB N-terminal domain-containing protein, whose product is MATSLLDWIMTLLTNNDAREAFQADPKNAMAAAGMSSVCSSDVRDSRAFLVDHPHVRETNHFRPTGQQAPAHEHVSNILNHYTVDRGHGPVDNGHNGNHSHNHADKVHEHRTELESRHEYRGGDHLGDAFNRHQDHSFNRQITDLTKHQDVGPTSGDRTTAADQHDSTVGNDQYSQGGNKNVLGDNNDTSHDQRYDSTVSGDHSAGRDVHIERGGAVFGQGVAGGDIDHTGGLVGLDHTVDVGTINVLSGIASPDVLSGPGTLNELGHNLGQNLLHDGAVHDLHGIAHDIPIDDVLNGLHVLA
- a CDS encoding dynamin family protein, translated to MSDVAELIEAASMLAAARQRADLTGRLQATAARLADDRVRVLVIGEFKQGKSQLVNALVRAKVCPVDDDIATSVPTAVSYADSPTVTLVKHSGRDFDHDDPDAPAPAHSERTEVSLDELAAHVAHVGNPENREGLSQVEVGLPSAFLQGGLELVDTPGVGGLGSVRATATLAALPGADAVLLISDAAQEYTAAEIEFAKHAVRLCPNLTCVVTKIDLYPEWRRIHALNVEHLARAGIKAEVVPVSSTLRWLALEHDDNDLNVESGFPQLATLLTEIVADAEALTGRVVANSVLRVTEQLSAGLNAELGAAENPKTVEAITRDLRESRSRVAALRDRSARWQQTLADGVNDLTADIDYDLRDRMREILRSAEDEIELLGDPAVVWVEFAPWVEEQVASAASANFVWAHERAQWLAGQVADHFAEDGQLSLPDLAPSTGSAMLAEIRPMTLDDSEPTLGEKALTAVRGGYIGTLMFGMFSTVAGLALLNPFSVGAGLLLGGRSLREEKKRQLTRRQAQAKLAVRQYAEDVIFHVGKDSRDMLRRVQRELRDHFTGVATELDLALQASVRTAEDAAHASSADRDALVRKLRAQAEAIAGVEAAARRLSNVPAAVG